The DNA region TAGTGTATACTGTTCACTTAAAAACcagtgataatattttatctaattttattacatgctaaaaatattataaaaactgtagtttttgtttgatgtatttcgtacgtaatgaaattataaatggtttcatggaataataaaaaatattttatataaaagtatgatttatttcatgataaaatagcaatagttaaatttacaatatttaaattaaaaatcataagtactaatatatatttttaaaattattttataacctcaattttaaaagcatttttaaccaaacacattaaactatattttcttcaacttcaatttcaaccacagttttaaccaaacacctattttttcaaaccaaactcaactaaaagtactttttataaaacaactttttttaaaccacaaccacaacagctaccgcaatatcaaacacactctaaatttAAGCAAGACACAAGTTCGAACAAAAGTCCAAATTCTTTTGCCGGCATTAATACTTGAACAAAAGTCCAAATTCTTTTGCCGGCATTACTTGAACAACATTGCTCAAGAAAAGATTCTAAATAAATCCATGTAAAGATTTTCAATAATACCTGTCAAATCAAGGAATCCAATCCAAAATCGAAGCCACCATGAAATTCAAAACCCACTTATTTGTTTAATGAAACACAAAGAGTTTTCCTGACTGTAAGAAAGAAAGCTAGGCAGACCGTAGGCCTCATTGGTTAATTCTCAATTCTCTTCTACCTAGGTATAATAAGTTAATTGCCAAATCAATTTTGTGAGCACGTTTTCCAATAAATTATAGTATCTTGCTGCCGTCGGCTAATGCTAGTTCGAAAATATCAACGCTAATTAAATTCTATATTACCCTTATATCTTTTAACAAGGATACTTTCTACGTATTAGTATTAAAGTCTAGTGCAGGAATAAATAGaactgtttaatttattttttaaaataattaacaattattgacatttataatttattaaatcaaatctacTGATACCGCATCTCTTATTGAAATCCTAGATGTCAAATTATCGATATATACGCAGTAAAGACAAACAAGATGATAGGTATGCATGGCTGACGCGGGACCCGTTTATCAAATATCGAATCGAAAATCTTATACACATCCACAATATCATAGgtactatatataattttgaatgttTGATCGATCACTATATAGCTCCAAACCAATTCATGGATTTCCCCTTTCAGTTCTCAGCAACTGCTGTACTTATTCTGTTTGCCTTTATTACGCCCTCGATCTACTATTTGTTTCGGATTCCAGGAAAGGAGATAAGCAAGAAGAGAGCACCGCCGGAAGCTGCCGGTGCATGGCCCCTTAGTGGCCATCTCCATCTACTAGCAGGCTCACAACCGCCCCATATAACGTTGGGAAACTTGGCTGACAAGTATGGTCCGATATTCACCGTCAAGCTTGGAGTCCATCGAACTTTGATAGTGAGTAACTGGGAGATGGCCAAGGAGTGTCTAAGGACCAATGACAAAGCTTTCGCTACTCGACCTAAAACTCTTGCAATGGATATCTTGGGCTACAATTACAGCATTCTTAGTTTTAGCCCCTACGGAACTTATTGGCGTCTGATACGCAAGATAGTCACTCTTGAGGTTCTCTCTAATCATCGACTGGAGATGTTCAGACATGTTCGAGAGGATGAGGTGAGGGATGCTGTAGGAGCGTTATACCAGCAATGGATCGGGAACAAAAGTAATTCACAAAAGCTTTTGGTGGAGATGAAGAGATGGTTTAGTGACATAACTTTAAACGTTATATTGAAGATAATTGTTAGCAAGCGATATGTGGATTATGCAAGCCCTGGAGAGGAAAAGCCGGGCGATGAATGGAGAGATTCACTGAGGAAATTTTTAGAATTGTCAGGAATGTTTGTAGTGTCTGACGCACTTCCATTTTTAAGATGGTTGGATTTGGGAGGAGCTGAGAAGGCAATGAAAAGGACAGCAAAAAATCTAGACCATGCGGTTGAAAAATGGTTAGAAGAGCACAAGCAGAAGAAAGCTTCTGGGACAGCTAAGGGAGAAGATGATTTCATGGATTTGATGCTTTCCGTCGACTTGGATGATGCTAAAGAGCTTTCTAATCGCAGTGCTGATACCATCAATAAGGCTACATGTCTGGTATGCTGTTTTTCTATAAACTTATGGTATAACATTAATGGactggtgtgtgtgtgtatacatatatataaatttaatattaaaaaaatgaatagctCATACCTTGTTTTGATGATGATgccatattaatttataatgaaaCTCCGCTAAGGAGTACCATCCTCAGCGAAAGATAAACTTGCTAAATTAAGATATACGTAGGTTGCCATGATAACTAAAAGCCACAAGCTTTCTCCACAACTATTCCTGACGTTAAAACTTGCGGGCTTGCTGGCGTGTAATTTTATCCAGTGATAAACACTGatctagaaataaaaattcaaaa from Populus alba chromosome 14, ASM523922v2, whole genome shotgun sequence includes:
- the LOC118034205 gene encoding cytochrome P450 CYP82D47-like produces the protein MDFPFQFSATAVLILFAFITPSIYYLFRIPGKEISKKRAPPEAAGAWPLSGHLHLLAGSQPPHITLGNLADKYGPIFTVKLGVHRTLIVSNWEMAKECLRTNDKAFATRPKTLAMDILGYNYSILSFSPYGTYWRLIRKIVTLEVLSNHRLEMFRHVREDEVRDAVGALYQQWIGNKSNSQKLLVEMKRWFSDITLNVILKIIVSKRYVDYASPGEEKPGDEWRDSLRKFLELSGMFVVSDALPFLRWLDLGGAEKAMKRTAKNLDHAVEKWLEEHKQKKASGTAKGEDDFMDLMLSVDLDDAKELSNRSADTINKATCLTLILAASDTTSVTLTWTLSLLLNNREVLKKAQDELDIHVGRERQVKESDMKNLVYLQAIIKETFRLYPAAPLSVPHESIEECTVGGYHIPAGTRLFTNLSKIHRDPQVWSNPDEFQPERFLTTQKDCDFRGQHFELIPFGSGRRMCPGVSFALQVLNLALATLLHGFNIETVDDAPIDMTETGGITNVKATPLKALLTPRLSPTLYNLQ